The Desulfuromonas versatilis genome has a segment encoding these proteins:
- a CDS encoding ATP-binding protein: protein MNEKIEVDIRVPNQTRYLGLIGKIGEDIARTLRRYKGDREELAYHLNLVLTEAMTNAIRHANEDDPKKEVHIVISIQDENLNIKVFDQGQGFDVCAISTPDFKGLDEHGRGVFIIRTLMDEVTYRKLDGGNVLEMIKALR from the coding sequence ATGAACGAAAAAATCGAGGTGGACATCCGGGTCCCGAACCAGACCCGCTACCTGGGGTTGATCGGCAAGATCGGTGAAGACATCGCCCGCACCCTGCGACGCTACAAGGGAGACCGGGAAGAGCTGGCCTATCACCTCAATCTGGTTCTGACCGAGGCCATGACCAATGCGATCCGCCACGCCAATGAGGACGACCCCAAAAAGGAGGTCCACATCGTCATCAGCATCCAGGATGAAAACCTCAATATCAAGGTCTTTGATCAAGGCCAGGGATTCGATGTCTGTGCCATCTCCACCCCCGATTTCAAAGGCCTGGACGAGCATGGCCGGGGCGTCTTCATCATCCGCACCCTGATGGATGAAGTGACCTATCGGAAACTTGACGGCGGCAACGTCCTGGAGATGATAAAAGCCCTCCGCTAA
- a CDS encoding HAD family hydrolase, which yields MIGPRGIIFDCDGVLFESRQANLAYYNAVLDEFGVAPVSPDDRERAHLCHTAASPRVFEVLLGPALAVRALEVAAAMNYRRFIPHMTPEPGMAEALSLLSAKMPLAVATNRGTSMPEILEYFDLSRYFSAVVTCRHVPRPKPYPDMLLMAARELGLGMNELLFVGDSELDRDAARSAGVPFAAYKWQAEGARTISGHGELVEWVLGMPGGQGEGST from the coding sequence ATGATCGGACCACGGGGAATCATTTTCGACTGTGACGGGGTGCTTTTCGAAAGCCGCCAGGCCAACCTGGCCTATTACAATGCGGTGCTGGATGAGTTCGGGGTCGCGCCGGTATCCCCGGATGACCGGGAGAGGGCCCATCTCTGTCACACCGCCGCCAGCCCCCGGGTGTTCGAGGTGCTGTTGGGGCCGGCCCTGGCGGTACGGGCCCTCGAGGTGGCCGCGGCCATGAATTACCGCCGGTTCATTCCGCATATGACCCCCGAACCAGGCATGGCCGAGGCGCTCAGTCTCCTTTCGGCAAAGATGCCCTTGGCGGTCGCCACCAACCGCGGCACCAGCATGCCGGAGATCCTGGAATATTTCGATCTTTCCCGCTACTTCAGCGCGGTAGTCACCTGCCGCCATGTACCCCGGCCCAAGCCTTATCCGGATATGCTGCTGATGGCCGCCCGCGAGCTGGGCCTTGGCATGAACGAGCTGCTGTTTGTCGGTGATTCGGAATTGGACCGGGATGCCGCCCGGAGCGCCGGTGTGCCTTTTGCGGCTTACAAGTGGCAGGCCGAGGGGGCCCGGACGATTTCCGGGCACGGGGAGCTTGTCGAATGGGTGCTGGGAATGCCGGGGGGGCAGGGGGAAGGGAGTACCTGA
- a CDS encoding sodium:solute symporter family protein, whose protein sequence is MIPVSTVAAISLLYFVLLFAVAFYADQRREQNRSIISNANIYSLSLAVYATSWTFYGSVGRAATTGLDFLPVYLGPTLIAFIWWFLLRKMVRISKEHNIVSIADFISSRYGKSILLGGSVTVFAVLGIMPYIALQLKAVAHTFDLLSLPPDAGGRGVQSLIPELPAYIDTGFIVALFLALFGVLFGARHLDASERHEGLVAAIALESLVKLLAFVAVGVFVTYGLFDGFTDIFSRFLAEFPDRSHLLLLDTQQIPYIKWFSLTFVSMMAFMFLPRQFHIMVIENSDESHIQSAMWKFPAYMFLINLFVIPIALGGLLLNDGDTSLADYFVIHLPLANGQPWLAMLVFIGGFSASAGMVMVESVALSTMILNHLVMPFIIRFSIQGSDISGLLINIKRVGIVAVIFLGYLYYRIIGDSAALVNIGLISFIAATQFAPAVIGGLYWRRATLLGAATGLILGFVVWFYTLLIPSFVRSGWLESDILEQGLFGLSALRPLELFGLSGFDIWSHSLFWTLFFNIGAFLAFSLFTAPGRAELEQARKFVDVFGKPAETGPRKRFSKAPSIMEFVELMTKFIGEKQAHAAIAEYLGDREIDAKGSLSEYEIPGLKRFTERTLAGSVGAAPARIIIENYLATKGSQMEDVFDVFGTVSLSRTASREQLSVLYEAARIVASGGELQVIMDKILEIFK, encoded by the coding sequence ATGATCCCTGTTTCCACCGTAGCCGCCATCTCCCTGCTCTATTTCGTGCTGCTGTTCGCCGTGGCCTTCTACGCCGACCAGCGCCGGGAGCAGAACAGGAGCATCATCTCCAATGCCAACATCTATTCGCTGTCGCTGGCGGTCTATGCCACCTCCTGGACCTTTTACGGCAGCGTCGGACGGGCAGCCACCACCGGTCTGGACTTTCTTCCGGTCTACCTCGGCCCGACCCTGATCGCCTTCATCTGGTGGTTTCTGCTGCGCAAAATGGTGCGCATCAGCAAAGAACACAATATTGTCAGTATCGCCGATTTCATCTCGAGCCGGTACGGCAAATCGATCCTTCTGGGGGGATCGGTCACCGTGTTCGCGGTGCTGGGGATCATGCCCTACATCGCTTTGCAGCTCAAGGCTGTGGCCCACACCTTCGATCTGCTGTCCCTGCCCCCCGATGCAGGGGGCAGGGGTGTCCAGAGCCTCATCCCCGAGCTGCCCGCCTACATCGACACCGGCTTCATCGTGGCGCTTTTTCTGGCGCTGTTCGGCGTCCTGTTCGGCGCCCGCCACCTGGACGCCTCCGAACGCCATGAGGGCCTGGTTGCCGCCATTGCCCTGGAGTCCCTGGTCAAGCTGCTCGCTTTCGTGGCCGTGGGCGTGTTTGTGACCTACGGGCTTTTCGACGGGTTCACCGATATCTTCTCCCGCTTCCTTGCCGAATTCCCGGACCGCTCCCACCTGCTGCTGCTCGACACCCAGCAGATCCCCTACATCAAGTGGTTCTCCCTGACCTTCGTCTCGATGATGGCCTTCATGTTCCTGCCCCGGCAGTTTCACATCATGGTCATTGAAAACTCGGACGAGTCCCACATCCAAAGCGCCATGTGGAAATTCCCCGCCTACATGTTCCTGATCAACCTGTTCGTCATCCCCATCGCCCTGGGCGGACTGCTTCTCAATGACGGCGACACCAGCCTTGCCGACTATTTCGTCATTCACCTGCCGCTGGCCAACGGCCAGCCCTGGCTGGCCATGCTGGTGTTCATCGGTGGATTTTCGGCCTCGGCGGGCATGGTCATGGTAGAATCGGTGGCCCTCTCCACCATGATTCTCAACCACCTGGTGATGCCCTTCATCATCCGCTTCAGCATCCAGGGTTCAGACATCTCGGGACTGCTGATCAACATCAAGCGGGTGGGAATCGTGGCGGTCATTTTCCTGGGGTATCTCTACTACCGCATCATCGGCGATTCTGCGGCCCTGGTGAACATCGGGCTGATCTCCTTTATCGCCGCCACGCAGTTCGCCCCCGCGGTGATCGGCGGTCTCTACTGGCGCAGGGCGACCCTGCTCGGGGCAGCCACCGGGTTGATCCTGGGATTCGTGGTCTGGTTTTACACCCTGCTGATCCCTTCCTTCGTGCGCTCCGGATGGTTGGAGAGCGACATCCTGGAACAGGGCCTGTTCGGCCTGAGCGCATTGCGCCCCCTCGAACTGTTCGGCCTGAGCGGATTCGACATCTGGTCCCATTCGCTGTTCTGGACGCTGTTCTTCAACATCGGCGCCTTCCTGGCGTTTTCCCTGTTCACCGCCCCCGGCAGGGCCGAGCTCGAGCAGGCCAGAAAGTTCGTCGACGTGTTCGGCAAGCCGGCGGAGACCGGCCCGCGCAAACGCTTCAGCAAAGCGCCTTCGATCATGGAGTTTGTCGAGCTGATGACCAAGTTCATTGGTGAGAAACAGGCCCATGCCGCCATCGCCGAATATCTGGGCGATCGCGAAATCGATGCCAAGGGGAGCCTCTCCGAATATGAAATCCCCGGCCTGAAGCGCTTTACCGAACGAACCCTGGCCGGCTCGGTCGGCGCTGCTCCGGCGCGGATCATCATCGAAAACTACCTGGCCACCAAGGGGAGCCAGATGGAGGACGTGTTCGACGTTTTCGGCACGGTCTCTCTCAGCCGCACCGCCAGCCGGGAGCAGTTGAGCGTTCTCTACGAGGCGGCCCGCATCGTCGCCAGCGGCGGCGAGCTCCAGGTGATCATGGACAAGATCCTCGAGATCTTCAAGTAG
- a CDS encoding STAS domain-containing protein, producing the protein MMVKIEEKGSVILIEVKEERLDAHNSGELKTQMLNLFEEGKNDIVVDLGDVRFVDSSGLGALVSGFKNASARNGNLKLCGLQPQVKSMFELTRLHRVFEIFPGAQEALDSF; encoded by the coding sequence ATGATGGTAAAAATCGAGGAAAAAGGGTCGGTAATTCTCATCGAAGTCAAGGAAGAGCGGCTCGATGCCCACAACAGCGGGGAGTTGAAAACCCAGATGCTCAACCTCTTCGAAGAGGGAAAGAACGACATCGTGGTCGATCTCGGCGATGTACGTTTTGTCGACTCTTCCGGGCTGGGGGCCCTGGTATCCGGCTTCAAGAACGCCAGTGCCCGCAATGGGAACCTCAAGCTTTGCGGCCTGCAACCGCAGGTCAAATCGATGTTCGAACTGACCCGGCTGCATCGGGTATTCGAAATCTTTCCAGGCGCACAGGAGGCGCTGGACAGCTTCTAG
- a CDS encoding PP2C family protein-serine/threonine phosphatase, giving the protein MIRLLDEERMSLTVRSQKGMSSEHLGESERELSMDTYIGSAFLTNSVTMANDTDWLEKPATAVIIHREGIKSFAHAPITIEGQPIGVLSAFSRSAKGIFTEEFLELFSNLASQVGVAVRNAQQTNKLISAREREREMQIAKTIQLGLLPDRTPDLAGIGLAGICVPAKEVGGDYYDFLTRSATELDLVIADVSGHNVGAALIMAETRTFIQARATEIENPRDIMGALNEFFFEDLTRAELFITMFYLRFDSNSRKLRFASAGHSPPLIWRPGAEACERLDAEGLILGIRRGVTFEEHEVQLRAGDLLLLYTDGVTEAESGNGEFFGEERLCTLLREHHGKSPQELIDTILDQVRLFSGVQTFTDDVSLVVMRVA; this is encoded by the coding sequence GTGATCCGGCTGCTGGACGAGGAGCGCATGTCCCTTACGGTGCGCAGCCAAAAAGGGATGAGTTCCGAGCACCTGGGCGAATCGGAGCGGGAGCTGAGCATGGATACCTACATCGGCTCCGCCTTTCTGACCAACTCGGTGACCATGGCCAACGACACCGACTGGCTGGAAAAGCCCGCTACCGCGGTGATCATCCACCGCGAGGGGATCAAATCCTTCGCCCATGCCCCGATCACCATCGAGGGCCAGCCCATCGGGGTCCTTTCGGCCTTCTCCAGATCGGCCAAGGGGATTTTCACCGAGGAGTTCCTGGAGCTGTTCAGCAACCTGGCCAGCCAGGTCGGAGTCGCGGTGCGCAACGCCCAGCAAACCAACAAGCTGATCTCCGCCCGGGAGAGAGAGCGCGAAATGCAGATCGCCAAAACCATTCAACTCGGCCTGTTGCCGGACCGAACCCCCGACCTGGCGGGAATCGGCCTGGCTGGCATCTGTGTGCCGGCCAAGGAGGTCGGGGGCGATTATTACGACTTTCTTACGCGCAGCGCCACCGAACTCGACCTGGTGATCGCCGATGTTTCGGGACACAATGTCGGCGCAGCCCTGATCATGGCCGAGACTCGCACCTTCATCCAGGCCCGCGCCACCGAGATCGAAAACCCTCGGGATATCATGGGCGCCCTCAACGAATTCTTTTTCGAGGACCTGACCCGGGCGGAATTGTTCATCACCATGTTTTACCTGCGCTTTGACAGCAATTCGCGCAAGCTTCGCTTTGCCAGTGCCGGCCACAGCCCGCCGCTGATCTGGCGGCCCGGAGCCGAGGCCTGCGAAAGGCTTGACGCCGAGGGTCTGATCCTGGGGATTCGCCGCGGGGTCACCTTCGAGGAGCACGAGGTCCAGCTGCGGGCCGGTGATCTGCTGCTGCTTTATACCGACGGGGTTACGGAAGCCGAAAGCGGCAACGGGGAGTTTTTCGGAGAAGAGCGGCTCTGCACCCTGCTGCGCGAGCACCACGGCAAATCACCCCAGGAGCTGATCGACACCATCCTCGACCAGGTGCGGCTCTTTTCGGGGGTGCAAACCTTTACCGACGATGTCTCCCTGGTGGTCATGCGAGTGGCTTGA